From the genome of Mya arenaria isolate MELC-2E11 chromosome 5, ASM2691426v1:
ttagtatAATGTCTTAGACTTGTAGGTCGTATTTTAACTTCGTTATAAGTTGAAAGATAATAACCATTAACTCCGCTAACAAGTGTctaacataatttacatttattgtgCAGAAATACTGGATAGAGTttggcaaataaaatatatatattataagtttGCAAGGCTTTCTTCATATGTCATTTTCACATATTCCAAGGGCATGATTTGCTTTAGTTTTGACATTTCAACATCTTTtggaaaacaaattaatttaatatttatgcaaaagggTTCAAAAACAAGCTatgtagcaaaacgtttaaacataaacccggcttcgtggcaatgggcaaacgccaaatacatagaacacaaaatcacaaacaagaaacatagaagaacagcacaaactcctcaaacagcacagtgcatacatactatatatatatataattaataataataatactccAAGTTACCAAAAGACTGAAAACCTATGTAAACGTATCTgtgagtggggggggggggcgggggtcAAATGTGTTGGGTGTTTGTGtgttatttgtgtgtgtgtgtgtgtgtgtgtgtgtgtgtgtgtgtgtgtgtgtgtgtgtgtgcgtgcgtgcgtgcgtttgagtgttcgtgtgtgtgtgtgtgtgtgtgtgtgtgtgtatgtttgtatgtgtttatgCGTGTGCTTGTGCGTTTGTATCAGCTCTCtgaatgaacattttgaaaggaCGTcactatttatatttgttatatttcgtAAGTAAACGGACGCTTTAGGCtgaattcagaacatccactctcacttGCACTCCAATCACATTCCCGTAATGGACACTCAAGTGGTCACTTGAGTGGAATAAgtggagtgacactcaagtgatctgtgTGTCGTCACACGCCTCGCTAACACGCAACTTCATCAGGTGACCAGtacagtacaaatacatgtgtgaTTTCATGATCacatcggattatctgtttgactatgtTGGTTTTTACGTTAGacaatgtaaacatatgtttgtttacgtACCTAATTGTAAGATATGGCGACAAATAAACGACAAAAGTCATTATACTGAAactgaaattaacattttaaaacaattggttaTCAATAATGaaggtttgtttttgttttgttttttttttaaatatgtagctGTTTTACATTGTAACACGAAATTTAGATATGTAATCGTATATAATCTTGCTTTTGCTGTCTGCATAAAGCGGTCttagtgtttgaaaataaaagattaaagatgaaaactcatttaaaaatgctttgaaatagaaaactCTTCAAGGCTGCTTTGTTAATGTATGGATAAAAGGCActgatttatcattgttaccaaattcacgccgctaggccgcaaggCTGCTGAACGTCACTAGGCTGCTAGACGGCTAAGTaaacgccgctaggccgctaggccgcaaaCTATACCAACATTAAGCTGCCTATTGCTGCAGCCATCGATAAATTGCAACTATCAAGTTTGCTGGGAGTTAAgatcaacacaaaacaaaccgTATATGTTATTggcgcatccttttgaaaatttgaCTTTTTATAGAAGTCCACATTATTGAAgtacttcaatggattttcccggtctcttaaatattgtctgggaacACGGATGTCCCTTATATGTtccaaataaatgatatattccATCTTTTCTACTTGGCATGTACATTTATTACTCACACTCATTCAATGCGTATTTACAACCAATCCTTGAGGGAGGTTTAAGTGGATTAACCGGGTACTCACAATGACAAAAACACTTGATTCTCACTCActgtgaatacggatataccTTTCACTGAAAATAGCTTAATCattatgtgattacagaggattaacttattgtgtgtgagtgagagtggttaTCCTGAATTCGACCCTTTATCATGAAACTGAGAATTGTGTACATACTATCAGTTTATCATGAAACTGTATAgtgctttttatttttgcatagcCAGCATTCGTTTCTATAGGTTTTGTACATTTGAGTTTTAATGCAGTGTTTACGTCGTTGTTTTCAAGAATTATCCAATGGCAATGCCAATCGAAGAATTTCTATAACAGaagtaaaatacaatatataattctTGTATAATTAGGCCCATTTTttacattgattatttttacaaacttcATGGATATCtataagtttaaatatattgatgtttacCTTGTTATGATTTACACactcattaataataatacGCTACCTTAAATGCTTACACCATCGTTTGAGGCATGACTTTATGTGACAGACTGACAATATATGTCGAGGCGAGTTTAGAATTTTTCAGCATTAACTGTCTTATTACAGgtttaaatcaatgtatgaTAAGATCGTTggtttttaaaaggtttaaaaaaacagttcTTTGAAATATAAGATAATATAAGTTTACGACTGACTATGGTCATTTTAATAATACGTGACTGAAGCTTATAATCTTGGTCGTCTGAGTGAAATTTAAATGCCATAAATACAGCTCCGTTCGCAGACATGCGATTGCAGCAAAAGAAGAGTGTATGGCCTTCTTAAAAGATGTGGCTCGACCACTGAAGCGTAaaatggaggggggggggggtaaccaTTCCTAATCTTTTAAAAAGACATGACAGCGGATCTGACTGTTGGACTTTCTAAACCGGCTttgtgaaatataaatacaaattaaatatactTTCGTCAAAAGACACGTGGCTGGGGAGTAAGAGTTGAACACTATTTACTAACAAATCATTCACGGTCATTGCACAATGCATTAAATCCGTTTTTCTCTTCCATTTTGCATTACGTTTGTCTTGCTTTTCAATAGAGACAGAGCCATGTATTAAAATTCGATTTAAACGTTGATGAATATATCCCTTTTTATCTGGCTTTGAAAGATTCTTTCTCATATTAATtgtcataataataattgtgcacataaactggtttaaacccccaatatatttacattttactgaccgttccaaggtggtacctaacaattcttgatagacataccagttatttttatatatatatatatagtatttattcacagtgctgtttgtagagttttgtgctgttctatgtttctagtttgtggttttgtgttctatgtctttggcgtttgcccattgccactaaaccgggtttaagtttaaactttttgctactgagcatgtttctttagcttattgcataaatattgtgaaTTGTTGCATGTtgttttgtaattgtgtatTATTGTCTTCATAATTTCTTATAATACTCTTTAATTGTTAAAAGGGTTTTTCAACTCCCAATAAAATATCGAATTATAAAGGCTTATCCCATAGCCCGTATTTGGTACACATACAAAGTATGGACTATATTTTATGAGGGGAATAGTTACAATATTCttagatatttatgcaaaaagctacagaaacaagctaagCGCTAAGCagcaaatgtttacatattaacccggtttaatggcactgacAAGCAATAAGAATGGGAAATAATGTTGCAATACTTAACGTATATCTTAAAGAACATAATAGGTTCAATTGAGAAGGAGCTATACATCAAATAAACaggcatttatttatatgttaccGATAAAAATATGTAGCATGTAGAGTATTCGAATAAAAATTTCATGTACTCTAATACTAATGTACTATATtcacaaagttttaaaatgtatatttactgttaatttgttaaattgCAGAATATTTTATGAAACGCTTTGTGAAAAAACGGCGGTACATACAAAGAACGTTTAATGTAAATCCTATGCTCTGGGATGACGTGTACCCGTTTGTAACGACCTCAGCTGCCGAACAATGCATAACAATGGTGCTGTCCGTCTTCTGCACATTAGAAATAGTAATATGATGCCTGGAATCAGAGTAAGTGTAACGCGTGCCGACAGGGGTTGTCTGGCCATCTATCGTCCAGGTATAGGATAAACTAAGCCCGTGGTTTGTCGGTGTGGTTGTGGAGGTACTACTGCAGGTGACAGTGACACTCTCACCGACGGATGGGTCATTGTTTGACGAAATGGTAGGTGGTTCTGGATCTCCTTCAAACAACAACGTATAcatattactatatatattcaattatttaaatatcaatatggTTAAACCTCCAAAAAAATGCTCCATTTGTGGCTAAAGGGTGCAAgtgttaaaacaatttatttcaaacacagAACGTCTAATGGCTGAATATCAATAtgctgaaaataacattttcgcGATATCCTAGCAGTATAGTGTTGGCGCGtacaaactaaaatatttattctagAATATTAAGGAATCACTGTTTATTCAAACCGTGGACTTTCACATATCCAACTGAAAATGACTAAGCAATAAGTAATTATCCTGTCCCTGAAATAGTCCACAATaccatttctaaaaatatactCAAAAAATTCTAACgttagaaatatgtttaaatagaacGAGTAGTGTTccgttaaaacaaatatcagataAAGTGGTACTGCAGAGATTACACCTGATATCAACAGTTAACACATCCAATAGGAAAACTTATATTGGAAGCttgtaaatgatattaatttatatGGACTAATTTTGCGGATTTAATAACACagcataattataaatgtgttcacAGATTACAGTGATGGTAAAGTGATAAAACATAATGTGATAAATACCGAGAACGAAAAGTGTTGTGCACGCCTTTTCTTCTTTTGATTGGACAACGATGAGTTTATATGTTCCTGCTGACGTTCTCTGTACATTTGATAATGTGATAGAAAAGTCACCGTAGGCAGCATTTCCAGAAACCGTGCAGTCAGCAGGCGTGCATGGCTCTTGTTGTATAACCGCACCGTTGTAAAAATCTATACTCATCAAATTTGTTTCGTCCTTCCTAATCAGGTAGCTTATTACGCCTTGAGTGATTACAGTTGTAATCAATGAAAGTTTTACATCGTCATCATGTACCCTTTGGAATAGTCGAGGTGAACTTGCAGGGCAAGCCCTGACagaatctgaaaaaaaaaatagattattagtttactttatttcattagaTCACAACACTGGTGGATTTACCTAAATTTTACACAAATTTTCCTGCTTATTAGTTTTTCAAATGCTTGTGTAAATATGGTGTTAACATGGTTTTAATTACACGACATTATTTCACCACAGACTTGCGATTGTTTTGAAACGGACGGAATCGTGAAAGGtgcttatttttgttatacaatcAAATCCAAGTATATACATTTGATAGAACAAtactaatcatttaatttttggttttttaatttgaatgttgtCTGGCCATTTCTCACTTATAAACCACTATGACTGAGGATATCTCAATTTTCATACAGCTACTTTCTTATATAGTTCCATTGCCTTACTCGCGATATTTGCCGTGGTTTACCAGTCATGATTTATTAACACCTAACGAATAAAGTAAGTTCTGACTCACCAATAAATACTAGCGTATATATCCAAATAAATACAAAGGAGTACAACTCCATTTTAGCCACGCAAAATGAACAGGAAACAACAGATCCAAGTATTACGtttaattatgaataaagatGTTTGTATAATCCAGAATATACGACTGACTTCCTTTGGGTTAAGTTTAATTTTCAacctaaatacaaatatattgaatCTTAACATGTTCAATATAACTTCCGGGTTAAAAATATAGCCGTTGAAGAAGTATTGTGATATGATGTTTATAAAAAGGATCTAAGAAGGATATTTAAGTGGTTTTGTTTAGAGAGTTTTTTGTTTAAGGTTATCGTACTGACGGTGGTATAAACCGAATACTTCAATATTTGGTTTGTCTTCCGGAATAGATAAACATGTAACATAATGCttgaatatgttttacatatacgaCATACAccattattcttaaaaaaatgggttttcatataataaatatatagtacTGCCACAATTTGTACAATTCGAAATAATCTTACAAAAGCTTAATAAACAAAACGTAATTTAATGAACTATTGTaagtttcttttgttttaaatgtgttcgTCCGAAGACGCCGACCTAGCTGCCCCTACCCGATATTCAGGGTTCCGCTAACTCCATGGCGATGCGTTCATGTAGCCTCATATAACTCTCTATAATGATCAATAGTTTAGCCCTTTACTTTCAAAAATCATGGGTGATTATTCACTAGTTGGCACGCAATTAATTTTAGCTACGCCCCTTAAACAATGAACAGAACTACATTAAAACATCGTTAAGCCAAACTTGTTGAAAGCAAGATAAAACAATTGGATTGAAGTTCCAACATGTTGCAATGTATTGAGCGATCGTTCAGAATACAGGTATGTTCAATTATTCTTGAATGGAAGGCAAACAGTTTGtgaatatacttttcattataaATTAGAATGTATGACGTAGCAAGATGGCATTGGGTGGTCGTGGATTTTATGTACTCCAAGTGAATTTAATTTTTTGGAAAGGAAAGGATATTTTGTAAACTGAAGAGGTAAACACATGGACTTATAGTTGTGCAAAACTCTACTGGACTTTTGTCCGAGAAAAATTCTGTATTTTGTGTACACGAGTGCATCCAATTTTCACGTGCTTGTTTTCAACGGGGTACATTGGTGACTAACGTTTCACAGGTAGATATTTCTCGGGAATATGACATGGGTGATTGGGAGTTTACGGCAAAGAATACTAGTTAACTTAAGCGCCATGCTACTAGTGTTAGTTCGATTCCTACAGGCGATgactttgaaaatgaaagtaataatgccaaactgtcaatgaatttcgaggaaatattgtatttgaaagttGATCAAGCCAATACACGtgaacatttatcaatatttaatcaGTACATGAAAATTGCCTGTGATAACATAAACGGTATTTCCTCGGGCATATACCAGCAGTCAACACTATTCAAAACGCTCTCGTACAAATCCATCGATATAGAGACACGTGACAGACGAATTTTCCTTATATTTCGAGAGATCATGGAGACCCGTTATGAAAACAGTGCGGCTCTTTAATGGAGTTTCTAGCTAACACGTTGCAAATTGATACAACTGGAATAGTGAATACTCGTGCACATCGATAAGGCCCCATTAAGATGGGGCAAAACTATTCTAGATCCATTATTGCAAACTTTATGAACTACAATGGTGtagaaaatattatgttgaatgcaaaaacaatcaaacatttCCCTGGTTATTCCATCGATCGACACATGCCAAAGAAAAAAGTTGACGCCAGGAAACGCTTATGTGGGCAGTTGAAGAACACCATAAAAGATAATCAAAGGTCAAGTGTGCGTATAGTTTATCCGGCCAAACTCCTCTGCGGTAACCGCGTGATTCAAGATGGGTTTCCCGACTTGCACTCTGCAATCAATCAGGTTAGTTAAATTTCCCGATACTGGACACAcatggaaaatgtaaagtgTAACGTCAAACAACCTTTTGATGTCAATGGGCAGGACATCTGTTTATTTTTTCCCGACACCCATACCACACTGGATTTAGTGTCATGTCAGAATACGTCGTGACGGCAGAGAATGTACCGTCTGCTGATGCTCCCGGAAATACATCCCAAATAACGCCTGATGTAACCCTTCCGACGGCACGATCCACCAGTCATGAAAAGGACATGGTGATCTTCTTTCCACAGCCACGTGACACTGTTGTTGCATCACATTTTAACATGAGGAAACACAGGTCTCCCCTAAACAAAGTGGTACAAAACTCCCAACTGTTAAGTCTAAAACCCAACCGGGGAGTAATGATGGTTCCCATACTCCTAGATCAACAACCAGGTGTAAACCGGGTCCACGCCGGACACAGCCAATTTAAGTCCGCCGTGTAAACCTTTAACACACTCCGGGTAGAAACATTAACCCTATACCTGGTGTGGTGAATCTGTGGCCTCTAGAAGTGCTAATTCTGTCTAGGAATGGCAGGGGAACCTTgtttattacaatatttcaaCACTAAACACTTTACAGTAAGGACGGTATAAAAACTGAAGAAACCTAGCTCGAAAGCGCAATAAGCtattttgaaactgaataaatattaatactCTTTCCTTATGTTTAGCGTGAAACAACATCTCGATATTTTGACACTCtaattttacttattttcatttactCTAGTGAGGTTCGGGGTTTTCATAAAGCTAAAGATATCGAAGACACTCACAGTATTGCAAACGCATTTCTCAGGTAAAACGTTTTTCTCAGGAtgattttgttcatattatattcggaatatattatttaacctagtacaataaatatataagaatTGAAAAGGACTGTCTAAAGATTATATAAAGTGACGActtgaaatattgtaaaactgtttacgaagttttaaaaagttttgcGGATTTGCTTCCAAATAAAGTGTCGTGTGTCCAGACAAGAAATGTATAATTTGCAATACATTGGAAGACGAATATCACtttgtgataaaatgtttataatttatatactgaACTCCGTTAAGACTGGGTTAAGAACATCGTTCATGAGCTTTTCATATGACGTGGAAGCAGGGCGGAAGCTTACACTCTCTGGACCGCCTGAGGGAAATAGCAATTATACATAGATATAGCATTATACTTAGACAATTGACTTGGACAAGAATGTTTATGGCCTTTCTAATAAGACGCAACTGAAGCTTAAAATCTTGATCGTCTAAGGGGAAATTTGAATTACATAAATACAGCCCCGTTCGCAGACACGTGATTGCAGCAATAGCGGAGTTCATGGCTTGCTTCGACGTGGCTGCTTGGCTGCCGTTGATAATGTCTGAACCGTCAGGAGGAAATTCACGAGTGGCctagccacgagtgaaaatataatttttctgtgaccacgagtgaaatataGTTATAAATCAGTATGATTCGGTCAATGTGTATATTATCTTGTCTGTATATCTGTCTTGTCGACTTTAAGtaaatcttatcttatcttattactgcactacagacgacaacaaatatgtacttgtgacatacatgttgttttttttcaaagtcaagggaagcaaaGTCTGTACAATGTGGAATTTTGAGGCGAGGGTggagtaaaaaaatatcagattatctgctaattgttgtgtgaattttccaggGAGCTCGTTTTACGTATTACCACAATAAACagatcaaaatacatttgaacgatgatataaaattatctttatgttcgaacagttgtttttgtctgtaatttgtttggtatgaaagcatgTTCGAACATTCGAGCAGCTTCAAGACgaataaaacgttttaaaaacgggataaccggtaataaacggttagttgttaatttccagataatatttatttagatttaaaacattttttgccaacattttctggttcgaAGTGAAGTGTACTGTTTCGATGAAGGGCAAGTAAcgacaaaggattttaaaagtagttctgaaagttgatattttcactccttaatttgcagtgaaaatatcaaattgatattatcactgttgttatttcactgataaaacccaatatttcatcgaaaagcatgagaGAAAACCGCCttttatgtatcatttttttgttataatatgtttCGTTACACTTACAAATTATGTGTTGGTAAATTTATTCAttgtatgtattaaatgttgaaagtttttgtgtttgaaatatgtaatCTATAATGTGCAAAAAAGTTCTCTTTACTCAAATTTCTAAGCTGCACTATGCAAGCACTGTATGTAAGTATAGGCACGTGAACACCTTCTCCGCCTATGATGTTGActtgcatttttaaatattacgcTGTCTCTATTCAAGTCCTTCgttacataaattttatttcgataaatttaaacaatcctTTTATGCTCCACTTgctatgtcatttgtaaatattttaattgtttattcgTGTATTTTTTCAAGGGCCAAGTGGCTTATTAAAcctgtattgaaaataaactatCTAAATATATCATTCAGTCACTACGCACATTAAACAATGACGGCATTCGTAACCTTGATGATACAAAACAAGTTAACAGGGCCCTTCTTCGGATTATTAGGTAGCAGGGTCGAGTGTGTAAGGTTGTGATTTTGTTGAGAGGATATTTTAAGGATATTCAGATGTGTTTTGGTGTTGAAGTTCAATTATACTCCCACTCGCGTAAGGTTCATTTGGCGACTGCTTCGATACgattgttagtcatattaaAATTTCGGAGCATAGTGCAAAGACAGAATGTAATCTTGGATAAATCAACCCTGATTCTATAACGTGCAATAGTGTATGGCATGGCCACAATGGActcccatttaacgtccctcccgtaTTTTAAGTGGTTCAACGGGTAATCAAGCGTGCGACCGCTGGATTGACAGTCAGATGTATGCCACATTTGTGTTACATAATGAATGacagaaacaaattaattaaaaatgtatcagAAATGGTAACATACGTAGAAGCCAAGTATACCTTGCTAAAACTAAACTATCTAACGCTAAGATTCTTGCAATTGCGAAcagaataaaaaagtttgacctGAACTTATTGGTAACGAACAAACAGGCTTTATCAAAGGCAGATATATTGGTGAAAACGTTCGTCTCATAGTTGAGGTCATGCAATATCTTGAAGAGAATAATATGTCTGGATTCCTGCTTTTTTTGCCGATTTTTAATAAGCCTTTGACAGCGTTGACCACTCTAAAACTCTAAATTTTGGCTTGGATATAATACAATGGACAAAACTCTTCTACAACGATACACAAAGCATAATAACGAACAATGGTCATTTGTCTGAAACATTCCAGATTGAAAAAAGGGTAAGCCAAGGATGTCCACACTCATCGATTGTATTTATTACCTTCCTACAAATACTGTCTaggaatataaaacaaaataccaatATTAAGGGAGTTTAAATTGGTATTATGGAATTCAAACACTCGCGTTTTGCTGCTGCTGAAACTTATTTTATTGATGGTTCTGAGAAATCTTTCGAATCCTTGATCAAATCATTAGAGTCCTTTTCTTAATGCTCTGGCCTAAGCctcaacataaataaatgtataatccTAAGAGTGGGAACGTTAAAGAATACTACAATCATATTCTATCAATCTAAATCCATTATATGGACTTCAGAATGTGCGACAGCATTAGGCATCACATTCTACAATAACAAGCAACAAACAATCGacacaaatatcaacaaaagcTAAACGAGCTACATAAGACATCAAAACAATGGGAACATAGAACACTAATTTGTAAAGTAACAGTTGTAAAAAACGTATGCGCTACCAAAGAtaatacgggcttgaagacaaacgcgaagcgtttgtctgtacaagccctcttacggtttgtacgtgtattcAAGGGACTACTttttttgccggagtgatagaCATTAAAAAATTTGGGCTCCACTGAACCGTGAAAATGAAAACCAGACaagctcgtcatacattgttcatataaagcgcgtgcatgccggcaagcaaattgtacatgtttagggcggggtttgacctccgttatccaatgaaaatcaatatggaaatacccgaggtacatgtacaatccaccttcggcacttccataaaaggagtggagaacacatataatgaatacacgtctaaagagtAATTTTTTTgaccggaaattatatttcataactctgcaataataatacaaaacgaacagggttgtcataacaattgtgtttttttaccccacatcttaaaaaataccgtttaaactgtatatctaaataattaagttaaatgtatttatgcgcattttacGACAGCTGATAgaaacaatgatttgcatataggCACATTGCAGGTGCGCGTGACGTCTTCAATGTGTCTATTATATTGAAACTGTcatcatgatgcaataacacggatttaacgttgctttcacggtgagttgtactaagaattatacttgttattgtaaattcaatcgttcatacgttgctgtttggacaccataatgacataacgttg
Proteins encoded in this window:
- the LOC128233923 gene encoding carcinoembryonic antigen-related cell adhesion molecule 5-like isoform X2, whose protein sequence is MELYSFVFIWIYTLVFIDSVRACPASSPRLFQRVHDDDVKLSLITTVITQGVISYLIRKDETNLMSIDFYNGAVIQQEPCTPADCTVSGNAAYGDFSITLSNVQRTSAGTYKLIVVQSKEEKACTTLFVLGDPEPPTISSNNDPSVGESVTVTCSSTSTTTPTNHGLSLSYTWTIDGQTTPVGTRYTYSDSRHHITISNVQKTDSTIVMHCSAAEVVTNGYTSSQSIGFTLNVLYGPDSITFNTSLTTIRQREGLLFLPVECQTDCNRCTFTWNKDGAPFTSTAILDLATLQKSEAGVYSCTASRTGARSMDKQLVVQVIYGPDHAAVLPVNTLYVLNDGNTMDSVVCSSDCFPECSLMWLPSISSNRGNLSLGVLHKESAGKYTCVASNPEWSEKSLNVTITVQDHNSC
- the LOC128233923 gene encoding carcinoembryonic antigen-related cell adhesion molecule 5-like isoform X1 encodes the protein MELYSFVFIWIYTLVFIDSVRACPASSPRLFQRVHDDDVKLSLITTVITQGVISYLIRKDETNLMSIDFYNGAVIQQEPCTPADCTVSGNAAYGDFSITLSNVQRTSAGTYKLIVVQSKEEKACTTLFVLGDPEPPTISSNNDPSVGESVTVTCSSTSTTTPTNHGLSLSYTWTIDGQTTPVGTRYTYSDSRHHITISNVQKTDSTIVMHCSAAEVVTNGYTSSQSIGFTLNVLYGPDSITFNTSLTTIRQREGLLFLPVECQTDCNRCTFTWNKDGAPFTSTAILDLATLQKSEAGVYSCTASRTGARSMDKQLVVQVIYGPDHAAVLPVNTLYVLNDGNTMDSVVCSSDCFPECSLMWLPSISSNRGNLSLGVLHKESAGKYTCVASNPEWSEKSLNVTITVQVRCKLIVLDTEMWQL